One Polyodon spathula isolate WHYD16114869_AA chromosome 58, ASM1765450v1, whole genome shotgun sequence genomic window carries:
- the LOC121307717 gene encoding D-amino-acid oxidase-like, with protein sequence MRYMRVAVIGAGVIGLSSALCIHDRYRSSVTPLIIEVYADQYTPLTTSDGAAGLWQPYLYDKGNVQETKWNKETFDYLLTYINAPDSIKMGIFTQSGYNLFTEPTPDPSWRDSVLGFRHLTPQELDMFPGYRYWNGRIIHGFHFHRLGWNQVFVEPTESEFRGTASWATSGATGSSLGRGAIFDMSRDCWPIMTSMNLDILDVSSDTPDLSLWRLSR encoded by the exons ATgcgct acatGCGGGTGGCAGTGATTGGAGCCGGGGTCATCGGCCTCTCTAGCGCACTGTGTATCCATGACCGCTACCGATCCAGCGTGACTCCGCTCATTATCGAGGTCTACGCTGACCAGTACACCCCGCTGACCACCAGTGACGGAGCGGCAGGACTGTGGCAGCCCTACCTGTATGACAAGGGCAACGTCCAGGAAAC taaATGGAACAAAGAAACGTTTGACTACCTCCTGACCTACATCAACGCCCCCGATTCAATCAAAATGGGAATATTCACCCAGTCCGGCTACAACCTCTTCACTGAACCCACGCCG GACCCCTCGTGGAGAGACTCTGTCCTCGGTTTCAGACACCTGACTCCACAGGAGCTGGACATGTTCCCAGGTTACAGGTACTGGAACGGCAGGATAATCCATGGCTTTCACTTCCACAGGCTTGGTTGGAATCAAGTTTTT GTGGAGCCGACAGAGTCTGAGTTCCGAGGAACCGCCAGTTGGGCGACAAGTGGTGCAACTGGTTCATCCCTGGGTCGAGGTGCGATATTTGACATGAGCAGAGACTGCTGGCCCATTATGACATCCATGAATTTAGACATCTTGGACGTGAGCTCCGACACGCCCGACCTGTCCCTATGGCGCCTGTCTCGATGA
- the LOC121307719 gene encoding protein phosphatase Slingshot homolog 1-like, which produces MALVTLQRSPTPSAASTASTATTNAGEDFGSDDERRLNQSLSESFFMVKGAALFLQQGSSPLSQKVHPHHKHAGDLPRHLQVMINLLRSEDRIKLAVRLESAWSDRVRYMVVVYSNGRQDTEENILLGMDFTNKESKNCSIGMVLPLWSDTKIHLDGDGGFSVTTAGKTRIFKPVSVQAMWSALQILHKVSEVSRRYNYFPGGMSLTWTGFYESCISSDQSCINEWNTMRDLETTRPDSPALFVDKPTERERTERLVKTKLRSIMMYKDLENITSKEIRTELEQHMNCNLKEYKEFIDNEMLLILGQMDKASLIFDHLYLVRSTPGIY; this is translated from the exons ATGGCTCTCGTAACGTTGCAGCGCTCACCCACCCCTAGCGCTGCTTCAACAGCTAGCACCGCTACCACCAATGCGGGGGAG GATTTTGGGAGTGACGATGAGCGCAGGTTAAACCAGAG CCTCAGCGAGAGCTTTTTCATGGTGAAGGGAGCAGCCCTCTTTCTTCAGCAGGGGAGCAGTCCACTGAGCCAGAAGGTGCACCCCCATCACAAACATGCAG GTGATTTACCTCGGCACCTTCAGGTGATGATCAACCTTCTCCGATCAGAAGACAGAATTAAACtg GCTGTGCGCTTGGAGAGTGCGTGGTCAGACCGGGTCAGGTACATGGTGGTTGTTTACAGCAACGGTCGCCAGGACACCGAGGAGAACATCCTGCTGGGCATGGACTTCACCAACAAGGAGAG TAAAAACTGCTCAATCGGAATGGTGCTGCCGCTGTGGAGTGACACCAAGATTCACCTGGATGGTGACGG AGGTTTCAGTGTGACAACAGCGGGAAAGACACGCATCTTTAAACCAGTGTCGGTTCAAGCCATGTG GTCAGCCCTGCAGATCCTGCACAAAGTCAGCGAGGTGTCCCGCCGGTACAACTACTTCCCAGGCGGGATGTCCCTGACCTGGACCGGGTTCTATGAGAGCTGCATCTCTTCCGATCAGAGCTGCATCAACGAGTGGAACACCATGCGGGACCTGGAGACCACGCGGCCAGACTCCCCAGCCTTGTTTGTGGATAA ACCTACAGAGAGAGAGCGAACGGAGCGTCTTGTCAAAACCAAACTCAGGAGCATAATGATGTACAAAGATCTGGAGAATATAACCTCCAAAGAG ATCCGGACCGAGCTGGAGCAGCACATGAACTGCAACCTGAAGGAGTATAAAGAGTTTATCGACAACGAGATGCTGCTGATCCTGGGTCAGATGGACAAGGCTTCTCTGATCTTTGACCACCTCTATCTGGTACGTTCTACCCCAGGAATATACTGA